In Streptomyces sp. NBC_00414, a single window of DNA contains:
- a CDS encoding Tat pathway signal protein — protein MLDGNFRLSARRRRAAASPAVFAALVALFASLLILPGAGTAVAAGAVAPDAAAADEECAPLALAPFGDPGNAVGKASVAPDSSVCYTVTIEAAGLYLAPAVDAGGNKMTRELLAADGSQVDCHGDSYTTNDMCAVPAAGTYTLKVLNTGWEDETTSVTLVPLGSTRGCADKVGTDWDQPEAGRTTVSPVEVDCQPFEGKRGDRVRLTHGSKSSGESLAWITDGTGARICERFPEDDEDSCVLPGDGPYRAISTVRQASGGFPAEYAVKVRRLSDPRGCTAAPVRPYGPLEQQDFVVNPCFTFTADAAGPYTVHSVDEEREVGVARVYDAAGLSVCRYGADPCTVKTPGTYTAVLDGTYPFRTARADLIVLDRASDAGCLSAGTGLYEGELTTAGQYDCLTLDVPQGARIAALTALSSTGVDADVEVLDRAGKSQCGASDLAGGYCALTGAAPYRALMHTTDNGDDATGPYAVAFHRTDAANDCPVLPAGSFSADGAKATLTTGDGTFSHCLSVPAGAHTKSELFQLTAASGDVAAKFSVLDDTGKKVCERAAGTDVWTLCPLTPGAAHTVLVTGRDQAATYTLARRDVTSTASSAGCAKTGASKVGGPSVLGSYGAPGTLNCHQVTTDAATDVLHLDVRDALGTANIVVFGGDGAAECSFRNRSCAATGSTTHQVVVQTPATLKAAPEYHLDALRIATADGPAPECAKVPSVSYGYGPVTGTLDESHSAVCAVLPTAGLDRFSAEITDTTGATTTAVPALYDSAWNNGCTQSSSGSQCSVGGSSSAASPTVFVLGLPEKASSTAYSAKLVCSYTLCGPDRVSVTAVGPATGATGGKVTLTVTGTALPASATVRLTQSGRTLTATTQSVSADNRTLTAALDLTGAATGVWNVSVFAGCCEFQRGTFTVTAAAK, from the coding sequence ATGTTGGACGGCAACTTCCGCCTGTCCGCGAGACGCAGACGGGCGGCCGCGTCACCGGCCGTGTTCGCCGCTCTCGTCGCACTGTTCGCCTCACTGTTGATCCTGCCCGGAGCCGGCACCGCCGTGGCCGCCGGTGCGGTGGCACCTGATGCCGCTGCCGCAGACGAGGAGTGCGCACCGCTCGCGCTCGCGCCCTTCGGCGATCCGGGCAACGCCGTCGGCAAGGCGAGCGTCGCACCCGATTCGAGCGTCTGTTACACCGTCACCATCGAGGCTGCCGGCCTCTATCTGGCCCCGGCGGTCGACGCCGGCGGCAACAAGATGACCAGGGAACTGCTCGCCGCCGACGGCAGTCAGGTCGACTGCCATGGCGACAGCTACACCACGAACGACATGTGCGCGGTGCCCGCCGCCGGCACCTACACGCTGAAGGTGCTGAACACCGGCTGGGAGGACGAGACCACCTCGGTCACCTTGGTACCGCTCGGCTCGACGCGGGGCTGCGCGGACAAGGTCGGCACCGACTGGGACCAGCCGGAAGCCGGCCGTACGACCGTGAGCCCGGTCGAGGTCGACTGCCAGCCCTTCGAAGGGAAGCGCGGCGACCGGGTCCGGCTCACGCACGGCTCCAAGTCGTCCGGCGAATCACTCGCCTGGATCACCGACGGGACCGGTGCCCGCATCTGCGAACGCTTTCCGGAGGACGACGAGGACAGCTGCGTCCTTCCCGGCGACGGCCCCTATCGCGCGATCTCCACCGTCCGGCAGGCGTCGGGCGGCTTCCCCGCCGAGTACGCGGTGAAGGTGCGCCGGCTCAGTGACCCGCGGGGCTGCACCGCGGCCCCGGTCCGCCCTTACGGCCCGCTGGAACAGCAGGACTTCGTCGTCAACCCGTGCTTCACGTTCACGGCCGACGCGGCAGGCCCGTACACCGTGCACTCCGTGGACGAGGAGCGTGAGGTCGGCGTGGCCCGGGTGTACGACGCGGCCGGGCTGAGTGTGTGCCGGTACGGGGCCGACCCGTGCACGGTCAAGACGCCGGGCACCTACACGGCCGTCCTCGACGGCACCTACCCCTTCCGCACCGCCCGTGCCGACCTGATCGTCCTCGACCGGGCTTCCGACGCCGGTTGCCTGTCGGCCGGAACAGGCCTGTACGAGGGCGAGTTGACCACGGCGGGGCAGTACGACTGTCTGACGCTGGACGTTCCGCAGGGCGCCAGGATCGCCGCGCTGACCGCGCTCTCCTCCACCGGAGTGGACGCCGACGTGGAGGTCCTCGACCGGGCCGGAAAGAGCCAGTGCGGCGCGAGCGACCTGGCCGGCGGCTACTGCGCGCTGACCGGTGCGGCGCCCTACCGGGCACTGATGCACACCACGGACAACGGTGACGACGCGACGGGCCCGTACGCGGTGGCGTTCCATCGCACCGACGCGGCGAACGACTGCCCCGTACTGCCCGCGGGCAGCTTCTCGGCCGACGGCGCCAAGGCCACGCTGACCACCGGCGACGGCACCTTCTCGCACTGCCTGAGTGTTCCGGCGGGCGCACACACGAAGTCCGAGCTGTTCCAACTGACCGCCGCCTCGGGCGATGTGGCGGCGAAGTTCTCGGTACTGGACGACACCGGCAAGAAGGTCTGCGAGCGCGCTGCCGGCACCGACGTCTGGACGCTGTGCCCGCTGACCCCGGGCGCGGCCCACACCGTGCTCGTCACCGGCCGCGACCAGGCCGCCACCTACACGCTGGCCAGGCGTGACGTCACCTCGACCGCCTCCTCGGCGGGCTGTGCGAAAACCGGTGCCTCGAAGGTCGGCGGCCCGTCCGTCCTCGGTTCCTACGGCGCCCCCGGCACCCTGAACTGCCACCAGGTCACCACCGACGCGGCCACCGACGTCCTGCACCTCGACGTACGGGACGCTCTGGGCACCGCCAACATCGTCGTCTTCGGCGGTGACGGCGCCGCCGAGTGCTCGTTCCGCAACCGCTCCTGCGCGGCCACCGGCTCCACCACCCACCAGGTCGTGGTGCAGACTCCGGCCACGCTGAAGGCGGCACCCGAGTACCACCTGGACGCCCTGCGTATCGCGACCGCGGACGGCCCGGCACCCGAGTGCGCCAAGGTCCCGTCCGTGTCGTACGGCTACGGGCCCGTCACCGGCACGCTCGACGAGTCGCACAGCGCGGTGTGCGCGGTCCTGCCCACCGCGGGTCTCGACCGCTTCAGCGCCGAGATCACGGACACCACCGGCGCCACCACCACCGCGGTGCCGGCCCTGTACGACAGCGCCTGGAACAACGGCTGCACGCAGTCGTCCTCCGGCAGTCAGTGCTCGGTGGGCGGTTCGTCCTCGGCCGCAAGCCCGACCGTGTTCGTGCTCGGGCTGCCGGAGAAGGCGTCCAGCACCGCCTACAGCGCCAAACTGGTCTGCTCCTACACGCTGTGCGGCCCGGACAGGGTGAGTGTCACGGCGGTCGGCCCTGCCACCGGGGCCACCGGCGGCAAGGTCACGCTCACGGTGACGGGCACCGCGCTGCCCGCGAGCGCCACGGTACGGCTGACCCAGAGCGGCAGGACGCTCACCGCCACGACGCAGTCGGTCTCCGCCGACAACCGGACACTGACCGCGGCCCTCGATCTGACAGGCGCCGCGACCGGCGTCTGGAACGTCAGTGTGTTCGCGGGCTGCTGCGAGTTCCAGCGCGGCACGTTCACGGTCACGGCGGCCGCTAAGTGA
- a CDS encoding GNAT family N-acetyltransferase: MTTDSNPYEVCAGVPSVEVFRRLRTDAGLSDKDPEAVALALPNTWYGVVLEHAGEPIGMGRVIGDGGTAFQIVDICVHPAHQGRGLGRRIMAALTEELERRAPATAYVSLIADGPARFLYEKFGFADTATHDSIGMYRLMGGSHGSAGSQAEPVV, from the coding sequence ATGACTACCGATAGTAACCCTTACGAGGTGTGTGCGGGTGTGCCCTCCGTCGAGGTCTTCCGCCGCCTGCGCACCGACGCCGGCCTCTCGGACAAGGACCCGGAAGCGGTTGCGCTCGCGCTGCCCAATACCTGGTACGGAGTCGTCCTGGAGCATGCGGGGGAGCCCATTGGTATGGGGCGCGTCATCGGCGACGGCGGTACGGCGTTCCAGATCGTCGACATCTGCGTGCACCCGGCACATCAGGGGCGCGGCCTCGGCAGACGCATCATGGCCGCGCTCACCGAGGAACTGGAACGCCGGGCACCCGCCACCGCCTACGTCTCACTGATCGCGGACGGACCCGCGCGCTTCCTCTACGAGAAGTTCGGCTTCGCCGACACCGCCACACATGACTCGATCGGCATGTACCGACTGATGGGCGGCAGCCACGGAAGCGCTGGTTCACAGGCGGAGCCTGTGGTGTGA
- a CDS encoding MBL fold metallo-hydrolase, giving the protein MKVHHLNCGTMRLPGAPLVCHVLLVETGRGLVLVDSGFGTKDIAEPARRLGGVRHVVRPALDPHETALHQIGQLGFRAEDVTHIVVTHFDLDHIGGLADFPDAQVHVTAAEARGALSPATSLEKSRYRRTQLSHHPKLVRHDATGEQWRGFAAAEQLTAIDDGIVLVPMPGHTRGHAAVAVDAGDHWVLHCGDAFYHPGTLDAASRVPASLRIQERLVAHDIKALRANQARLAALREGEGEGGEGRLMVVCAHDPALFEAARARGGSASM; this is encoded by the coding sequence GTGAAGGTCCATCACCTCAACTGCGGGACGATGCGACTGCCCGGCGCCCCGCTCGTCTGCCACGTCCTCCTGGTCGAGACCGGCAGAGGGCTGGTCCTCGTCGACTCCGGCTTCGGGACGAAGGACATCGCCGAACCGGCCCGACGCCTCGGCGGTGTGCGCCATGTCGTCCGCCCGGCTCTCGACCCCCACGAGACGGCGCTGCACCAGATCGGACAGCTCGGCTTCCGCGCGGAAGACGTCACCCACATCGTGGTGACCCACTTCGACCTGGACCACATCGGCGGACTCGCGGACTTCCCGGACGCACAGGTGCACGTCACGGCGGCGGAAGCACGTGGGGCCCTGTCGCCGGCCACATCACTGGAGAAGAGTCGGTACAGGCGCACGCAGCTGTCCCACCATCCGAAACTGGTCCGGCACGACGCGACCGGAGAACAGTGGCGGGGGTTCGCCGCCGCCGAGCAGCTCACCGCGATCGACGACGGCATCGTGCTGGTGCCGATGCCGGGCCACACCAGAGGTCACGCCGCCGTCGCGGTCGACGCCGGCGACCACTGGGTCCTGCACTGCGGAGACGCGTTCTACCACCCGGGCACCCTCGACGCCGCCTCCCGCGTCCCGGCCTCGCTGCGGATCCAGGAGCGCCTCGTCGCGCACGACATCAAGGCGCTGCGAGCCAACCAGGCCCGCCTCGCCGCACTCCGCGAAGGCGAAGGCGAAGGGGGCGAGGGGCGGCTCATGGTGGTGTGCGCCCACGATCCCGCTCTGTTCGAGGCTGCTCGCGCACGTGGGGGGAGCGCTAGCATGTAA
- a CDS encoding ester cyclase produces the protein MNRFVLPDESVLRAREALVLDHFRDEVAQDWDAALSTFPHPHYELIALMKVHDGDSDVRAYYDDTRVAFPDQHHEIIAFRHSADAVIVEFWLLGTHLGPLGKIPPTGAEHRTRMNAYFIFDENENLVTERIYFDQLTILKQLLAGVDRRKPSGLLKLARIVKGVLSMAGGAPDPRLLDTTPPDFVK, from the coding sequence ATGAACCGCTTCGTTCTGCCCGACGAGTCCGTGCTCCGCGCCCGGGAGGCACTCGTCCTCGACCACTTCCGCGACGAGGTGGCCCAGGACTGGGACGCCGCCCTGTCCACCTTCCCGCACCCGCACTACGAACTCATCGCGCTGATGAAGGTGCACGACGGCGACTCGGACGTGCGCGCGTACTACGACGACACACGGGTCGCCTTTCCCGACCAGCACCACGAGATCATCGCGTTCCGTCACAGTGCCGACGCCGTCATCGTCGAGTTCTGGCTGCTGGGGACACACCTCGGACCCCTCGGCAAGATCCCGCCCACCGGCGCCGAACACCGCACCCGCATGAACGCGTACTTCATCTTCGACGAGAACGAGAACCTCGTCACCGAGCGGATCTACTTCGACCAGCTGACCATCCTCAAACAACTGCTCGCAGGTGTCGACAGACGCAAGCCGAGCGGCCTGCTCAAGCTGGCCCGCATCGTCAAGGGAGTCCTGTCCATGGCGGGCGGCGCACCCGATCCGCGGCTTCTCGACACCACCCCGCCGGACTTCGTCAAGTGA
- a CDS encoding TetR/AcrR family transcriptional regulator, translating into MTTRTAPADSQPGTPPRRGRPRKGSSTLTRDAVVAAAISVIDDEGVEGVSMRTVARRLGVDPKSLYNYVDGKDNLLDAVAEHILVGVALPEPTGALDADLRAIGRTFRAATLAHPRAGALVLTRQLSSSAGLQPVATVLSVLRTAGCGPEEAVHLLRTLLASVIGTLLREVAAGPTFGVVGPEATATRQRDLEASQLPVLVEAAPHLARFRHDEEFEYALDLIVTAVTRKVDEGHLR; encoded by the coding sequence GTGACAACTCGGACGGCACCCGCCGACAGCCAGCCTGGAACCCCGCCCCGGCGCGGCCGGCCCCGCAAGGGCTCCTCCACGCTGACCAGGGACGCCGTCGTCGCGGCCGCGATCTCCGTCATCGACGACGAGGGCGTCGAGGGCGTCAGCATGCGCACGGTGGCCCGGCGTCTGGGGGTCGACCCGAAGAGCCTCTACAACTACGTCGACGGCAAGGACAACCTCCTCGACGCGGTCGCCGAGCACATCCTGGTCGGGGTGGCGCTCCCGGAGCCGACGGGGGCGCTCGACGCGGACCTGCGCGCCATCGGAAGGACGTTCCGAGCCGCCACCCTCGCGCACCCCCGCGCCGGAGCCCTCGTACTGACCCGGCAGCTGTCGTCCTCGGCCGGCCTGCAGCCCGTCGCCACGGTGCTGTCGGTGCTGCGCACCGCCGGCTGCGGACCGGAGGAGGCGGTGCACCTGCTCAGGACACTGCTGGCCTCGGTCATCGGGACCCTGCTGCGCGAGGTCGCCGCGGGTCCGACCTTCGGGGTGGTCGGCCCCGAGGCCACGGCGACCCGGCAGCGCGACCTTGAGGCCTCACAGCTGCCCGTGCTCGTCGAAGCCGCTCCTCATCTGGCCCGGTTCCGTCACGACGAGGAGTTCGAGTACGCGCTCGATCTGATCGTCACCGCCGTCACGAGGAAGGTCGACGAGGGCCACCTCCGATGA
- a CDS encoding response regulator transcription factor gives MTLLWVAIVGAAGAGAVTAPAASEDTTSFMPGIEAQKAFEPIGERFPGSSADGATAQIVFIAPDGRKVTATDERDTIESVADMTVVAEAADGQEAVDLAVTHRPDVVIMDIRMPNVDGVSATAAICARPELSATRILVLTTFESDENDESDENDESDENDENVAKALRAGAGGFLGKGVSPEVLLSGIRTVAAGEALLSPAATRSLIIRFLAAPHADALPALPDILKALTEREREVTAPAAHGNSDTEIAEQLVLSPLTMRSHIQRAMPPCP, from the coding sequence GTGACCCTTCTGTGGGTGGCGATCGTCGGCGCCGCCGGAGCCGGAGCCGTCACGGCTCCCGCGGCATCCGAGGACACCACCTCCTTCATGCCCGGCATCGAGGCGCAGAAGGCCTTCGAGCCGATCGGCGAGCGCTTCCCCGGCTCGTCCGCCGACGGCGCCACCGCGCAGATCGTGTTCATCGCGCCCGACGGCCGGAAGGTGACCGCGACCGACGAGCGCGACACCATCGAGTCGGTCGCCGACATGACCGTCGTGGCGGAGGCCGCCGACGGACAGGAGGCCGTCGACCTCGCGGTGACCCATCGCCCCGACGTGGTCATCATGGACATCCGCATGCCGAACGTGGACGGGGTGTCGGCCACCGCGGCCATCTGCGCGCGGCCGGAGCTGTCCGCGACCCGCATCCTCGTGCTCACCACTTTCGAGAGCGACGAGAACGACGAGAGCGACGAGAACGACGAGAGCGACGAGAACGACGAGAACGTCGCCAAGGCCCTGCGCGCCGGTGCCGGCGGCTTCCTCGGCAAGGGCGTCAGCCCCGAGGTCCTGCTGTCCGGCATCCGCACCGTGGCCGCCGGGGAGGCCCTGCTCTCGCCCGCCGCCACGCGGTCGCTCATCATCCGCTTCCTGGCAGCCCCGCACGCCGACGCCCTCCCGGCTCTCCCCGACATCCTCAAGGCCCTGACCGAACGCGAACGCGAGGTCACCGCCCCGGCCGCGCACGGCAACTCCGACACGGAGATCGCCGAACAGCTCGTCCTGAGCCCGCTGACCATGCGCAGCCACATCCAGCGGGCCATGCCTCCATGCCCATGA